GGGCCCGTTGAGGAGTCCGCCGCCGTCGTCGGCGATGACGGCGGCGGGCGTCGGCGAACCGCTCGCCCCCAGCTGAGCGGCGTCGTAGCGCACTATCGTCGCGTTGCCCCGGTTGGTCACCCACAGGGCGCCCGAGGCGTCGAAGGCGAGCGCGGTGGGGTTGGCCAGGCCGCCGAACGTGAGCGTCACCCTCGGCTCGGGGCTGCCGGACGCCGCGAGCTGCGACGCGGCGTACTCGCGGATGGCGTTGTGGTCCCAGTCCGTCACCCACAGGTCGCCGCTCGCGTCGAAGGCGACGCCCTGCGCGGAGGGCGTTCCGCCCAGCAGCAGCGTCGGCGGTTCGCTGTTCGTAGCCCCGAGCCGATCGGCCGCGTACGCTGCCACGGCGCCCTGGTCGTAGCCCGGCACGTAGAGCCGGCCGGTCGTCTCGTCGACCTCGTAGACGGCGTGCACGCGGGCGGTCTCGCCGGCCACCACGGTCACGGGGCAGGCGCTCGCCACCGCCGCCGGGGGCGGGCAGATCACGCTGGGTCGGCTGACGGCGTCGAGGTTCCCGCGGCGCACACGCACCGCTGTGCCCGTCACCACGTAGCTGCCGGGTGCCAGGTCCAGGAGCGTGCGGGACGAACTCAACGAGGCCGTGAAACCGTCCGGGCCGTCGACGGTCACCGCGCCCCGCGCGCCCGGCTCCACGAGTCCGTCGAGGTAGACGCTCAGGTTCCCGGCCGTGGCCGATACCGGCGTCACGGTCACGGTCGCGCTCGCGCTCGCGCCGCCGGTCGTGGCCGTGAGGGTCGCCGTCTGGGGAGCGGGCACGCTGCCGGGCGGCTCGTAACTCGTCTTGGACCCGGTGACGGGCGAGATGCGCCCGACCCCCGCCAACGTCCACGTCACGGCGTCCCCACCCGTGACGGTGGCCGTGAACGTCTGCTCCACGGCGCCCGCCGCGATGGTCAGGCTGGCCGGCTCGATCCTCACCGTCGCCTTGGTCGGACCGCTCGGGCCGCAGGCTGCGGTCACGAACCCGACCAGCGCGCACGCGCCCAACAGGCGCCACGGCCGGGTCGGCTCGGGCCGCGGCCGCGAACCCTCCGGTCGGATCAACATGGCGGACCGAAGACCTGGATCGTCGTGGAATCGGTGCCTATGGGGCTACCGTCCACGGTCCGGGCGGTCAGGCCGAAGGTGTAGCTGTGCGTGCTGCAGAACCCAGGCACCGTCGTGACCGTGCCCGAGCCGGTGCCCAGGTCCTCGCCGCCTGGTCCCGTCCAGTGGAGGCGGTCGCCGGGGACCGGCGTGCCGTCCGAGTAGGTCGCGTGCCCCACCAGGTTCACCGTGATGGGCCCGAAGGCCGTGACCCCGATGCCCGTGCCGTCAGCGGGGTAATCGATGACGACCTCGCCGTTCACCCGCACGGGGTCAATGACCCTCACCGTCGCGCCGGCGCTGGCCGTGGCCCCGTACTCGCCCGTGCCCGTCAGGGTGATGACGTGATCGCCCGTCGTGTCGAAGGCTCGCGTCAACGTGGCGCCGGTGGCGATGAAG
Above is a genomic segment from Trueperaceae bacterium containing:
- a CDS encoding NHL repeat-containing protein: MRIEPASLTIAAGAVEQTFTATVTGGDAVTWTLAGVGRISPVTGSKTSYEPPGSVPAPQTATLTATTGGASASATVTVTPVSATAGNLSVYLDGLVEPGARGAVTVDGPDGFTASLSSSRTLLDLAPGSYVVTGTAVRVRRGNLDAVSRPSVICPPPAAVASACPVTVVAGETARVHAVYEVDETTGRLYVPGYDQGAVAAYAADRLGATNSEPPTLLLGGTPSAQGVAFDASGDLWVTDWDHNAIREYAASQLAASGSPEPRVTLTFGGLANPTALAFDASGALWVTNRGNATIVRYDAAQLGASGSPTPAAVIADDGGGLLNGPTGIAFDAAGRLWVANAFSRTLFRYDDPSGLTGTVTDPPDAVVASSGFVGPQGLAFAADGALWVGDETTIMKFAPEQLQASGTVTPAVILAGQGGVGGVAFDAAGDLWATDAGGRLFALTPDQLAEPGSPAPTVVLTGFPGVNLGLLAFYPPPAGSPLAQPALGPFP